The Deinococcus wulumuqiensis R12 genome has a window encoding:
- a CDS encoding fibronectin type III domain-containing protein yields MPLLLLFQASDVPASEIALELTEVLTGRVGGFLELSQMLSGRVPEPFVRLDTYLTGVVPGFTAQAVHPDGTPVTPIFLPGATQSGGVFDLAMSAGGLPVESFTWSVERGQGARMDVTVIGDARGSAVPAVTASAGSYGGAFSVAGTLPEWEWSRDASGQTTVLHGSDGVLVKGDKLPELVPWERQSEKDARAATERAERLAKVPVAQRSSARTDWRRMPVDQVVMEALATVPHRLLAAPPFPGYDFRAHGDGPSYTTFGKTAQEIVNDIWGKVGIQAGWEGGVLVIRPPGPTGDLLLPVPIGSERQERITLDTPTLELTGGTAADDLDDSSGDDPDDPRKKDDERKKNDPDSRVNSPDPDERKDEGGSGFAEGISPTPEVGEVAATAVPLSWASVPTASQYILERIEGTDRAWTMWSQVANTTATRWTDDTALPMRTYAYRLRVNAVAFENGKQNVIWQPSEIVQVTTPPADAEGAPGPVTDLTAYYRSETAVGVKWTPPKADPLDQPPPRKPAADRYDVEVRRASDKVLLKKVLVWQSWVLLDGLPVGARVAVSVRSRNGAHAGEEVVLDAQLINLPPAPVGEVRLEAEKEPKTGRNATTIEATWDAASGAIRYRVECAKAPVGMPEAQFSWRLVAEFSPEPVPRDPPKEGEDKGKERLHTTVQGEYATRYAVRVRGLNEVGAGGWSPMAYEVTADAPPQPEPDPEVDAFERNPTTAITTSRRTDNFAESTTVWKQAGRVIATEQQQEGRVALVERDTDEATLDPSKSVWLPFSRTTTKNFYEIPDWPETLTASVTETVMYDRSPQRKGQESGSERTRVHQEWSPQGWLARRTTEKLKAAWVIGEENDEGEIVARRVGSHAEYMVETWLPVGGGLWLYQRSGTLAALTPTYVPGPLEDGRPTPGEWTHLETMVRPLEGETAVSEDAPPQATQPRKKEDPEKKAEVPPLPRNTSSPALRRYPLDEPWFEVRAPGPTPGDEGPDTRTDGDPDDPPREPPAGPDDPPTAPEGSGDTSGRPEPDEPKLPPDPEKDRKPKYSKTPGGGPLNSSGSTVSSSIPWVRTAAGLARYADMLAQAYGPRIRITRQYLLPTTPPSLDQAVSASASGSAGQFEMTVVTETR; encoded by the coding sequence ATGCCCCTGCTGCTGCTGTTTCAGGCCTCCGATGTCCCTGCCAGTGAAATTGCTCTGGAACTCACCGAGGTGCTGACCGGGCGCGTGGGGGGCTTTCTCGAACTCTCGCAGATGCTCAGCGGGCGGGTGCCCGAGCCGTTCGTTCGCCTCGACACCTACCTGACGGGCGTGGTGCCAGGGTTTACGGCGCAGGCGGTCCACCCGGACGGCACGCCCGTCACGCCGATCTTCCTGCCCGGCGCCACCCAATCCGGCGGCGTGTTCGACCTCGCCATGAGCGCGGGCGGGCTGCCGGTGGAGTCCTTCACCTGGTCGGTCGAGCGCGGTCAGGGCGCCCGCATGGACGTGACGGTCATCGGGGACGCCCGCGGGAGCGCCGTGCCTGCCGTGACGGCCAGCGCCGGAAGCTACGGCGGCGCGTTCAGCGTGGCGGGCACCCTGCCCGAGTGGGAGTGGAGCCGGGACGCGAGCGGGCAGACGACCGTGCTGCACGGCAGCGACGGGGTGCTGGTCAAGGGAGACAAGCTCCCCGAACTCGTGCCCTGGGAGCGGCAGTCGGAAAAGGACGCCCGGGCGGCCACCGAACGCGCCGAGCGTCTGGCGAAGGTGCCCGTGGCCCAGCGCAGCAGCGCCCGCACCGACTGGCGCCGGATGCCCGTGGATCAGGTCGTCATGGAGGCGCTGGCAACGGTGCCCCACCGGCTGCTGGCGGCCCCGCCCTTCCCCGGCTACGATTTCCGGGCGCATGGCGATGGCCCCAGCTACACCACTTTCGGCAAAACGGCGCAGGAAATCGTGAACGACATCTGGGGCAAGGTCGGGATTCAGGCGGGCTGGGAAGGCGGGGTGCTCGTCATTCGCCCACCGGGACCGACCGGGGACCTGCTCCTGCCCGTGCCCATCGGCAGCGAACGGCAGGAGCGGATCACGCTGGACACCCCCACCCTCGAACTGACGGGCGGCACGGCGGCGGACGATCTGGACGATTCTTCCGGCGACGACCCGGACGACCCCCGCAAAAAAGACGACGAGCGCAAAAAGAACGACCCCGACAGCCGCGTCAACAGCCCCGACCCCGATGAGCGCAAGGACGAGGGGGGCAGCGGCTTTGCCGAGGGCATCAGTCCCACGCCGGAGGTCGGGGAGGTGGCGGCCACCGCTGTGCCGCTGTCGTGGGCGAGCGTGCCCACCGCCTCCCAGTACATCCTCGAACGCATCGAGGGCACCGACAGGGCGTGGACGATGTGGTCCCAGGTCGCCAACACCACCGCCACCCGCTGGACCGACGACACGGCGCTGCCCATGCGGACCTACGCCTACCGGCTGCGGGTCAACGCCGTGGCCTTCGAGAACGGGAAGCAGAACGTCATCTGGCAGCCGAGCGAGATCGTCCAGGTGACGACGCCGCCCGCCGACGCCGAGGGGGCGCCTGGTCCGGTGACGGACCTGACGGCCTACTACCGCTCGGAAACGGCGGTGGGGGTCAAGTGGACACCGCCCAAAGCAGACCCGCTCGATCAGCCGCCCCCGCGCAAGCCCGCTGCGGACCGCTACGACGTGGAAGTGCGCCGGGCCTCGGACAAAGTGCTGCTGAAAAAGGTGCTCGTCTGGCAGAGCTGGGTGCTGCTCGACGGCCTGCCAGTCGGAGCGAGGGTGGCCGTGAGTGTGCGCTCCCGCAATGGCGCTCATGCGGGCGAGGAAGTGGTGCTCGACGCGCAACTCATCAACCTGCCGCCCGCGCCGGTCGGAGAGGTGAGGCTCGAGGCGGAGAAGGAGCCGAAGACGGGCCGGAACGCCACGACCATCGAGGCGACCTGGGACGCAGCGTCGGGTGCAATCCGCTACCGGGTAGAGTGCGCGAAGGCCCCCGTTGGAATGCCGGAGGCCCAGTTTTCCTGGCGGTTGGTGGCCGAGTTCAGCCCAGAGCCGGTGCCGCGTGACCCCCCGAAAGAGGGTGAGGACAAAGGGAAAGAACGCTTGCACACGACCGTCCAGGGGGAATACGCCACCCGCTACGCCGTGCGGGTGCGTGGGCTGAATGAGGTTGGCGCCGGTGGTTGGTCACCTATGGCCTACGAGGTCACCGCCGACGCGCCGCCACAGCCCGAGCCGGACCCCGAGGTGGACGCCTTCGAGCGCAATCCCACCACGGCCATCACCACCAGCCGCCGCACCGACAACTTTGCGGAGTCCACGACGGTCTGGAAACAGGCCGGGCGGGTCATCGCCACCGAGCAGCAGCAGGAAGGCCGGGTGGCTCTGGTGGAGCGCGACACCGACGAGGCCACCCTCGACCCGTCGAAATCCGTGTGGCTGCCGTTCAGCCGGACGACGACGAAAAACTTCTACGAAATCCCTGACTGGCCTGAGACTCTGACCGCCAGCGTGACCGAGACGGTGATGTATGACCGTTCTCCGCAGCGGAAGGGGCAGGAGTCGGGCAGCGAGCGAACGCGCGTGCATCAGGAATGGAGTCCTCAGGGGTGGCTGGCCCGGCGCACCACCGAGAAGCTCAAGGCCGCCTGGGTCATCGGAGAGGAAAACGACGAGGGCGAGATCGTGGCGCGGCGGGTCGGCTCGCACGCCGAGTACATGGTGGAAACGTGGCTGCCGGTCGGGGGTGGCCTGTGGCTGTACCAGCGCTCCGGCACCCTGGCAGCCCTGACGCCCACCTATGTGCCCGGCCCCCTGGAAGATGGCAGACCCACGCCGGGGGAGTGGACCCATCTCGAAACGATGGTCAGGCCCCTGGAAGGGGAAACCGCTGTGTCGGAGGATGCTCCCCCACAGGCCACGCAGCCCCGGAAAAAGGAGGACCCCGAAAAGAAAGCGGAGGTGCCACCACTGCCGCGCAACACCAGCAGCCCGGCCCTGCGGCGCTACCCCCTCGACGAGCCCTGGTTCGAGGTTCGGGCGCCGGGGCCCACGCCGGGCGACGAGGGGCCGGACACCAGAACCGATGGTGATCCGGACGATCCGCCCCGGGAGCCACCTGCGGGACCCGACGACCCGCCCACCGCTCCCGAGGGCAGTGGCGATACCAGCGGCAGACCAGAACCGGACGAGCCGAAGCTGCCGCCGGACCCGGAAAAGGACCGCAAGCCGAAATACAGCAAAACTCCAGGGGGCGGCCCGCTCAACAGCAGTGGTTCGACGGTGAGCAGCAGCATTCCCTGGGTCCGCACGGCGGCGGGCCTGGCCCGGTACGCCGACATGCTGGCGCAGGCCTACGGCCCCCGCATCCGGATCACCCGGCAATACCTGTTGCCAACGACACCGCCGAGTCTTGACCAAGCGGTGAGCGCGAGCGCCAGCGGCAGCGCCGGGCAATTTGAGATGACCGTCGTGACTGAAACGAGGTGA
- a CDS encoding HNH endonuclease — protein sequence MAITSEVICMESMTCVVCGEEKPLTVEFWRRQASTPSGFRRRCKTCLRKQDGGYRERNAEAVDARHRTWRSKPENKAKIKANGERWTSNNPERARERARRWRANNPLDARVVSENYRARRQAVPGEITGFLLHQKFIDQGGCCYYCQKKVGRGRAGCWHVEHIIPISRGGTHDPENIAIACSDCNLRKNNKMPWEFAPDRFSPPV from the coding sequence ATGGCAATCACATCGGAGGTGATTTGCATGGAGAGTATGACATGCGTTGTATGTGGTGAGGAAAAGCCACTTACGGTCGAGTTTTGGAGGCGGCAAGCGAGCACCCCATCTGGTTTTCGTCGGCGCTGCAAGACCTGCCTCAGAAAACAGGACGGGGGCTACCGTGAACGCAACGCAGAGGCGGTTGACGCGCGGCATAGAACTTGGCGCTCCAAACCCGAAAACAAGGCGAAGATAAAGGCAAATGGTGAGCGTTGGACCTCCAACAACCCAGAGCGTGCGAGAGAGCGGGCGCGTAGGTGGCGAGCGAATAATCCGCTGGATGCACGGGTCGTGTCGGAAAATTACCGAGCAAGACGGCAGGCGGTGCCAGGAGAAATCACCGGATTCCTACTGCACCAGAAATTTATAGACCAAGGGGGCTGCTGCTACTACTGCCAGAAGAAGGTTGGGCGGGGGCGAGCAGGCTGTTGGCACGTGGAGCACATCATTCCCATTTCTCGCGGTGGAACCCATGACCCAGAAAATATTGCCATTGCCTGCTCAGACTGCAACTTAAGAAAGAACAACAAGATGCCCTGGGAGTTCGCCCCAGATAGATTCAGTCCGCCAGTTTAG
- a CDS encoding phage tail tape measure protein — protein sequence MTSATLPPLTGVADLNIAPFRKGVRDALNLVSEVAEYAKKNGTLALTLKLSGTSLQAAKQQIDAAVGGRNLPFTVTFDPVSVNAAVAGLRSTLNSVVGINTSGLTAVQTQISAQIAEMTRLIAELRALGSGGGTSSGRGALGGLSANAQNLLSQLQLLNNEYKRGDVDALAYASRLAGLQSALRVAAAGATAGSTEFQRLDRAVTQTVQGLRNVQSAEITKLRTELSGARAQFDAAAAAATTLAQRRAAIAAYEGDLIRIRVALQGMAAAGRLTEQQLGQVNRMLAQTARESNTIRGGVNIAGLSGNVSNALQQLMTYVPGMSQLNGVLGNTPPLLMGVVGGLAALTAGMAASFRTAAEFQQKMADINALTQPTAEGLAQMSEFAKDFGIPLGIGARQAADAMLSLSKAGLSTADIMGGGLASALNLAAAAGISTAQAGELAVTAMTAFGMAAKDLPQIANIYAGFANQTTQDAEALGRALAAVGPVAKSAGLNFAQLSGYMAMLAKGGFARMDDAGTSFKTMLLSLQSPSTTAAKAMAQIGLNAYDAAGNFRPLGETLQELRERLAGLSEQQRNNVLKNMFGTDGIRAAQILYQATGEEIANVTDKIATQGNAAEVAKTRLETYQGSVDKMKANFEALRIELGEKFLPAATRAVEFFDRGVTSLRDMANNTNTLLGYVIPLGAAMLALTAPQIIAGLAAITAGIQGAAAASMAWALANPFGVIAVGLSALAVSVNKIYSDTRRIYEGVDKANQDSHDKLMARVQALRAEGTELAKAQADYLEALDARSKAQEGKVTGKTIWGERLVTVDADEVARTGKEVERLFEKVKELRAESAPKGSPEKTTTDATGIDPQVVQRQSVALESLRNAIAGRMDALDADMPPKLESKLAKISNEYKKLGKDLKEAFGGNLNNTEYLKGVAELEAARQKEISAARRKWAADEAKKAAEEVQKGTDAVAKAQLAGERQRIEAMQDGLAKRQALRDLEIRQAQADTARSLEGVKDPKARAKLEEAGRIEVLTIQRQYDAEELRLSREAAQKSRELLTKAQFDTEKARVDAMQEGVAKRQSLRDLELRHIESETQRSLQGVSDPTLRAALVQQSREAALRVQQRYSAEEIRLAQESAQKVRDVQVQMQLDGERARIEAMQDGLAKRQAIRDLELREAAQRTQDSLKGVTDPRLRAALEESGRQAALLVNQRYDAQEARLAQESAKRLRDILDKGQHDAEQARINRMQEGSAKRAAQRGLDYRDLQKSIQDEVDALAGDPRAQAARLQAGRQELNNLRRQWAAEDRQREVEDARAAADLSLQTLRSRQAAEVAAMQDGSAKRAAQRKLDIQGVRDDVAQQLRDAADQPKKQAEIIAAGNERIRQINANFRKGEQDAAREHARKLLDIAVQQLQDQENLAQAQRGEALAQFDLDAGRQLAAFKGTAQERIRYEAQVAQQRAQLVERQAREAVAAQRRQLALERDQALSADNLSASDRQRIWERYRTQLSTLEAKAHSEALQRLSEREQREQEAAQRIHEANVKAALKPVEDGKKGIDELNFQLSLAETASERLALETQIGQAHQQQVAVLQRLLADANKMNLTEEERTQLAEQLTTAQRAVQTSAATVLKTQQDVTRELAEQQDKMRQLSERYGEIQGLLGGGTTGVVKAQEDLTASTGKLSDAYAEALPYLRQIREQSLTPADYDDATKALDKFVAALGDQKAKLEALRTEYDRQRDAIKSVQDVLSGFGRDLGDQNLLEGAITVNQSTYDQAKNALDTLLKGGKYDAVQLAEATKRLQDSYGGLKDALAALGEARAREFEKERDRIKNESDTRTRALDAQIKAAKDAGLDTTALERERDRLVSETDRRVRELEGKAEAARKGAQDALSDRTKGLGDLLQGVAQGAGKAQKSVDDLAGQVAQAEKDVAASAARMRQDLGGMFKGLPAQAGKAGQQAGQQFMAQLQAQLKKVKLPSVTVGGANLPAAMRGAGNVSITQTFYWNGQQVTGPASPNTKSLLRMLANEADAECRRRNS from the coding sequence ATGACATCAGCCACCCTGCCACCCCTTACCGGGGTAGCCGACCTTAACATTGCCCCCTTCCGTAAGGGCGTAAGGGACGCATTAAATCTGGTGAGCGAGGTTGCCGAGTACGCCAAGAAAAACGGCACGCTGGCCCTGACGCTCAAGCTGTCGGGCACCAGCCTCCAGGCAGCTAAACAGCAGATCGACGCGGCAGTGGGCGGGCGGAATCTGCCCTTCACGGTCACTTTTGACCCGGTCAGCGTCAATGCGGCGGTGGCGGGCCTGCGTTCCACTCTGAACAGCGTGGTGGGCATCAACACCAGTGGCCTGACTGCCGTCCAGACCCAGATCAGCGCGCAAATTGCCGAGATGACGCGCCTCATCGCCGAACTGCGGGCACTGGGCAGCGGCGGCGGCACGAGCAGCGGCCGGGGAGCACTGGGCGGCCTGAGTGCCAACGCCCAGAATCTGTTGAGCCAGCTCCAGCTACTCAACAACGAGTACAAGCGGGGCGACGTGGACGCCTTGGCCTATGCTTCTCGGTTGGCTGGACTGCAATCGGCCCTGCGCGTGGCGGCCGCCGGGGCGACGGCAGGCAGCACCGAGTTCCAGCGCCTCGACCGCGCCGTGACCCAGACCGTGCAGGGCCTGCGAAACGTTCAGAGTGCCGAAATCACCAAGCTCCGTACCGAGTTGTCCGGGGCACGGGCGCAGTTTGACGCCGCTGCCGCCGCCGCGACCACCCTGGCCCAGCGCCGGGCCGCCATCGCGGCCTATGAGGGCGACCTGATCCGGATTCGCGTGGCCTTGCAGGGCATGGCCGCCGCTGGCAGGCTCACCGAACAGCAGCTCGGGCAGGTCAACCGGATGCTGGCCCAGACCGCCCGCGAGTCCAACACGATTCGGGGCGGCGTGAATATCGCTGGGCTGAGCGGCAACGTCAGCAACGCGCTCCAGCAGCTCATGACCTACGTCCCCGGCATGAGCCAGCTCAACGGCGTCCTGGGCAACACGCCGCCCCTGTTGATGGGGGTCGTCGGGGGATTGGCCGCCCTGACCGCTGGCATGGCTGCGTCCTTCCGCACCGCCGCCGAGTTTCAGCAGAAAATGGCCGACATCAATGCCCTGACCCAGCCGACAGCTGAGGGGCTAGCCCAGATGTCGGAGTTCGCTAAGGACTTCGGCATCCCACTAGGCATCGGGGCGCGTCAGGCCGCAGACGCCATGCTCTCGCTGTCCAAAGCGGGCCTGAGCACCGCCGACATCATGGGTGGGGGGCTTGCATCTGCCCTAAATCTTGCTGCGGCAGCGGGTATCAGCACGGCCCAAGCGGGCGAACTTGCAGTGACGGCCATGACCGCGTTCGGCATGGCGGCCAAAGACCTTCCGCAGATCGCTAATATTTACGCAGGGTTTGCCAACCAAACCACTCAGGACGCGGAGGCGCTCGGGAGGGCTCTGGCTGCTGTCGGTCCTGTGGCGAAGTCTGCTGGGCTGAATTTCGCCCAGTTGTCTGGCTATATGGCAATGCTGGCAAAAGGCGGCTTTGCTCGCATGGATGACGCAGGCACCTCCTTCAAAACCATGCTGCTCAGCCTCCAGTCGCCTAGCACCACCGCAGCAAAGGCTATGGCTCAGATCGGCCTGAACGCTTACGACGCGGCAGGCAACTTCCGACCCCTGGGCGAGACGCTTCAGGAATTGCGTGAACGGCTGGCAGGCCTCAGCGAGCAGCAACGCAACAACGTCCTAAAAAATATGTTCGGGACGGACGGTATCCGCGCCGCGCAGATTCTGTATCAAGCCACCGGCGAAGAGATCGCTAATGTCACAGACAAGATTGCGACTCAAGGGAATGCAGCTGAAGTCGCTAAAACCCGACTGGAGACCTATCAGGGCTCCGTTGACAAGATGAAAGCCAATTTCGAGGCCCTGCGCATCGAGCTGGGCGAAAAGTTCCTCCCTGCTGCCACGCGAGCGGTGGAGTTCTTCGACCGGGGCGTGACCAGCCTGCGCGACATGGCGAACAACACCAACACCCTGCTGGGTTATGTCATTCCGCTGGGAGCGGCCATGCTGGCACTCACGGCTCCGCAGATCATCGCCGGGCTGGCAGCCATCACCGCAGGCATCCAGGGGGCAGCCGCAGCCTCTATGGCCTGGGCGCTGGCTAATCCGTTCGGGGTTATTGCCGTGGGGCTCTCGGCGCTGGCGGTTTCCGTCAACAAAATCTACAGCGATACTCGCCGGATTTACGAGGGAGTGGACAAAGCCAACCAAGATTCACACGACAAGCTGATGGCGCGGGTACAGGCGCTTCGAGCTGAGGGAACAGAGCTTGCCAAAGCCCAGGCCGACTACCTCGAAGCCTTGGACGCTCGTAGCAAAGCGCAGGAGGGCAAGGTTACGGGCAAGACCATTTGGGGCGAGCGACTTGTCACTGTGGACGCCGATGAAGTTGCCAGAACTGGTAAAGAAGTAGAGCGCCTCTTTGAAAAAGTTAAGGAACTCCGCGCCGAGTCGGCCCCCAAGGGCAGCCCAGAGAAGACCACCACCGACGCCACCGGGATTGACCCCCAGGTGGTACAGCGGCAGTCGGTAGCCCTTGAAAGCCTGCGTAACGCCATTGCAGGCCGGATGGACGCGCTTGACGCCGACATGCCCCCCAAACTGGAAAGCAAGCTCGCCAAAATCAGCAACGAGTACAAAAAGCTGGGTAAAGACCTGAAGGAAGCCTTCGGCGGCAACCTCAACAACACCGAATACCTGAAGGGCGTGGCCGAACTGGAAGCCGCCCGCCAGAAAGAGATTTCTGCCGCCCGCCGCAAATGGGCCGCTGATGAGGCCAAAAAAGCCGCTGAGGAGGTGCAAAAAGGGACAGACGCTGTTGCCAAGGCCCAGCTCGCCGGGGAGCGACAGCGCATCGAGGCCATGCAGGACGGCCTAGCTAAGCGCCAGGCGCTGCGTGACCTCGAAATCAGGCAGGCCCAGGCTGACACAGCCCGGTCGCTGGAAGGTGTCAAGGACCCCAAGGCGCGGGCCAAGCTGGAAGAGGCAGGCCGAATCGAGGTTCTGACCATTCAGCGTCAGTACGACGCCGAGGAACTGCGCCTGTCCCGTGAGGCGGCTCAGAAAAGTCGTGAGCTGCTGACAAAAGCCCAGTTTGATACTGAGAAGGCCCGCGTGGATGCAATGCAGGAGGGCGTCGCCAAGCGTCAGTCTCTGCGCGACCTGGAGCTGCGTCACATCGAGAGCGAGACCCAGCGCTCCTTGCAAGGAGTGTCCGACCCCACCCTGCGGGCCGCCTTGGTGCAGCAGAGCCGGGAAGCCGCCCTGCGAGTGCAGCAACGGTACAGCGCTGAGGAAATCCGACTGGCACAGGAATCTGCCCAGAAGGTGCGTGACGTGCAGGTGCAGATGCAACTGGACGGCGAGCGGGCCCGCATCGAGGCGATGCAGGATGGCCTCGCCAAGCGTCAGGCCATTCGGGACCTCGAACTCCGCGAGGCCGCGCAGCGCACCCAGGACTCGCTGAAAGGGGTCACCGATCCGCGTCTCCGGGCTGCCCTGGAAGAGTCTGGTCGTCAGGCGGCGCTGCTTGTCAATCAGCGGTACGACGCCCAGGAGGCGCGACTGGCCCAGGAGTCGGCCAAGCGGCTGCGCGACATCCTCGACAAGGGCCAGCACGATGCCGAACAGGCCCGCATCAACCGGATGCAGGAAGGCTCAGCGAAGCGGGCGGCCCAGCGGGGCCTCGACTACCGCGACCTCCAGAAATCCATTCAGGACGAGGTCGACGCGCTGGCGGGCGACCCCCGCGCACAGGCCGCCCGGCTCCAGGCGGGGCGGCAGGAACTCAACAACCTGCGCCGCCAGTGGGCCGCCGAGGACCGGCAGCGCGAAGTGGAGGATGCCCGCGCCGCCGCTGACCTGAGTCTTCAGACCCTCCGCAGCCGTCAGGCCGCCGAGGTGGCCGCCATGCAGGACGGTTCAGCCAAACGCGCTGCCCAGCGCAAACTCGACATTCAGGGGGTGAGAGACGATGTGGCCCAGCAACTGCGCGACGCTGCTGACCAGCCCAAAAAACAGGCGGAGATCATCGCGGCGGGCAACGAACGCATCCGTCAGATCAACGCTAATTTTCGTAAGGGCGAGCAGGACGCGGCCCGCGAACACGCCCGTAAGCTGCTCGACATCGCCGTGCAACAGCTTCAGGACCAGGAAAACCTCGCCCAGGCCCAGCGCGGCGAGGCGCTGGCCCAGTTCGACCTCGACGCGGGACGCCAGCTCGCGGCCTTCAAGGGCACCGCTCAGGAGCGCATCCGCTACGAGGCCCAGGTGGCCCAGCAACGGGCGCAGCTCGTCGAGCGCCAGGCCCGGGAAGCGGTGGCCGCCCAGCGCCGTCAACTGGCCCTGGAACGCGATCAGGCCCTGTCCGCCGACAACCTGAGCGCCAGCGACCGCCAGCGCATCTGGGAGCGGTACCGCACGCAGCTTTCTACCCTGGAGGCCAAAGCCCATTCGGAGGCGCTGCAACGCCTCTCCGAACGGGAACAGCGCGAGCAGGAGGCCGCCCAGAGAATTCACGAGGCCAACGTCAAAGCCGCCCTCAAGCCCGTCGAAGACGGCAAAAAGGGCATCGACGAACTCAACTTCCAACTCTCCCTCGCCGAGACGGCGTCCGAGCGCCTCGCCCTGGAGACCCAGATCGGGCAGGCGCACCAGCAGCAGGTGGCCGTGCTGCAGAGGCTCCTGGCGGACGCCAACAAGATGAACCTGACCGAGGAGGAACGCACCCAACTCGCCGAGCAGCTCACCACCGCTCAGCGGGCCGTCCAGACCTCGGCGGCCACCGTCCTGAAGACCCAGCAGGACGTCACTCGGGAACTGGCCGAGCAGCAGGACAAAATGCGCCAGCTCTCGGAGCGTTACGGCGAGATTCAGGGCCTGCTCGGAGGCGGCACCACCGGCGTCGTGAAGGCCCAGGAGGACCTGACCGCCTCCACCGGCAAACTCTCGGACGCCTACGCCGAGGCGCTGCCCTACCTGCGCCAGATTCGTGAGCAGTCGCTCACCCCCGCCGACTACGACGACGCCACCAAGGCGCTCGACAAGTTCGTGGCGGCCCTGGGCGATCAGAAGGCCAAGCTCGAGGCCCTCCGCACCGAGTACGACCGTCAGCGGGACGCGATCAAGAGTGTGCAGGACGTGCTCTCCGGCTTCGGCAGGGACCTGGGCGACCAGAACCTGCTGGAAGGGGCCATCACAGTCAACCAATCCACCTACGACCAGGCCAAAAATGCGCTCGACACGCTGCTCAAGGGGGGGAAGTACGACGCCGTCCAACTTGCCGAAGCCACCAAGCGCCTGCAAGACAGCTACGGCGGCCTGAAAGATGCCCTGGCCGCGCTGGGTGAAGCCCGTGCCAGGGAATTCGAGAAAGAAAGGGACCGTATCAAAAACGAGTCGGACACGCGGACCCGTGCCCTGGACGCCCAGATCAAGGCGGCCAAAGATGCAGGCCTCGACACCACGGCACTGGAGCGCGAGCGCGACCGCCTCGTGTCCGAGACGGATCGCCGGGTCCGGGAACTCGAAGGCAAGGCCGAAGCTGCCCGCAAGGGCGCCCAGGACGCGCTGAGTGACCGGACAAAGGGTCTGGGGGATCTGCTGCAAGGCGTGGCTCAGGGAGCGGGCAAGGCCCAGAAAAGCGTGGACGACCTCGCGGGTCAGGTGGCGCAGGCCGAGAAGGATGTCGCGGCCAGTGCCGCCCGGATGCGCCAGGACCTCGGCGGCATGTTCAAGGGCCTACCCGCCCAGGCCGGGAAGGCCGGGCAGCAGGCGGGCCAGCAGTTCATGGCCCAGCTCCAGGCACAGCTCAAGAAGGTCAAGCTGCCCTCCGTCACGGTCGGCGGGGCCAACCTGCCCGCCGCGATGCGTGGGGCCGGCAACGTCTCGATCACGCAGACCTTCTACTGGAATGGTCAGCAAGTTACGGGGCCAGCTAGCCCGAATACGAAAAGCCTTCTGAGAATGCTTGCAAATGAAGCTGACGCCGAGTGTCGCCGTCGAAATTCATAG
- a CDS encoding HNH endonuclease, translating into MEMKRCCSCGEEKAHSEFYLNRGRPSGSCKACRAKQDKARKAAKSGPRKVARKEKLVLAEKGLKRCGDCKAIRPKTTEFFGRSTRSEDGWLHMCKACESAYRAALWAKNREKNLAQQAQARRDAGVPERKPAQSTEERNRKARERERQRRLDPAKGEELRRMQRERFKSNREVLLQRQRDYNRRNPEKIREQNARSRARRLQVEGEYTGSDLKRILIAQDFKCFYCGDVVKNASRAWHADHFIPVARGGTNHPDNIVIACADCNLSKGKKLPWEWRPERFPPPTERFTP; encoded by the coding sequence ATGGAAATGAAGCGGTGTTGCTCGTGCGGAGAAGAAAAGGCGCACAGTGAGTTTTATCTGAACAGAGGTAGGCCGTCTGGCAGCTGTAAAGCTTGCCGGGCAAAGCAAGACAAGGCGCGTAAGGCGGCCAAAAGCGGGCCCAGAAAAGTCGCCCGCAAAGAGAAGCTTGTCTTGGCAGAAAAGGGGCTGAAGCGTTGCGGGGACTGCAAGGCCATTAGACCGAAAACGACAGAGTTCTTCGGGCGGTCTACTCGATCAGAAGATGGTTGGCTGCATATGTGCAAGGCCTGCGAGAGCGCCTACAGGGCAGCGCTGTGGGCAAAAAACAGGGAGAAGAATCTCGCGCAGCAGGCCCAAGCTCGTAGGGATGCTGGTGTCCCAGAGCGAAAGCCTGCCCAGTCGACCGAGGAACGCAACCGCAAGGCCAGGGAGCGCGAGAGGCAGAGAAGGCTTGACCCCGCAAAAGGCGAGGAGCTTAGGCGTATGCAGCGCGAAAGGTTCAAGAGCAATAGGGAGGTCCTTCTTCAGCGTCAGCGCGACTACAACAGGCGGAACCCAGAAAAAATTCGTGAACAGAATGCCCGCAGCCGTGCTCGGCGTCTTCAGGTTGAGGGTGAGTACACGGGGAGCGACCTCAAGCGCATTCTCATCGCGCAAGACTTTAAGTGCTTCTATTGCGGCGATGTGGTTAAAAACGCCTCCCGGGCATGGCACGCCGACCACTTCATCCCCGTAGCGCGGGGCGGCACAAACCACCCAGACAACATCGTTATTGCGTGCGCGGATTGCAACCTGAGCAAGGGTAAGAAGCTGCCTTGGGAGTGGAGGCCCGAAAGGTTCCCGCCCCCTACCGAACGGTTCACGCCCTGA